One stretch of Tepiditoga spiralis DNA includes these proteins:
- the argS gene encoding arginine--tRNA ligase yields the protein MKLIENILQEILVETVSKLYGKENAEKLFIQETNNPTFGDYQTNYAMINAKVFKKNPRLIAQEIVDNLEKNDVIEKVEIAGPGFINIFLKKSFIENYVLSTGKEKIDFNRDISGDIVIDYSSPNIAKPMHIGHLRSTVIGDAIKRIYTFVGYNVIGDNHLGDWGTQFGKLIVAYERWLDKENYEKNPINELERIYVEFEKKSAENPELLDIARAELKKLQDGDEKNRKLWKEFIDVSMSEYNKIYDRMYIKFDTYYGESFYHDKMGKIIELLKEKNIAEKDQGALVVKFPEESHIPVALVQKSDGAFLYTTSDLACIDFRRKKYNVDRLIYVTDDRQQLHFKQVFAITDMLGWDVKKEHVYFGLMRFADGVFSTRKGNVIKLQDLLDRAKEKVLDILKERNPNDENIDEKAEIIAIGAVKYGDLSQNRTSEVIFDWNKTLSFNANSSVYLQYTYARIQSIFRKANIDKLSNNLSLTTEAEEKLAKTLIKFPEAVLRAADAYKPNLLTDYLFDLAQTFNSFYSSTPILKSTDIELNSRLILCEKTAHILKEGLNLLGIKVLNEM from the coding sequence ATTAAATTAATTGAAAATATACTTCAAGAAATATTGGTAGAAACTGTTTCAAAACTTTATGGAAAAGAAAATGCAGAAAAATTATTTATACAAGAAACAAATAATCCAACTTTTGGAGATTATCAAACTAATTATGCTATGATAAATGCAAAGGTATTTAAAAAGAACCCAAGGCTTATAGCTCAAGAAATAGTAGATAATCTTGAAAAAAATGATGTAATTGAAAAAGTTGAAATAGCCGGTCCTGGATTTATAAATATTTTTTTAAAAAAATCTTTTATTGAAAATTATGTTCTTTCTACTGGAAAAGAAAAGATTGACTTCAATAGAGATATTTCTGGAGACATAGTCATAGATTATTCTTCTCCAAACATTGCAAAGCCAATGCATATTGGACATTTAAGAAGTACTGTTATTGGAGATGCTATTAAAAGAATCTATACATTCGTAGGATACAATGTTATTGGAGATAATCACCTTGGAGATTGGGGAACTCAATTTGGTAAGTTAATTGTTGCTTATGAAAGATGGTTAGACAAAGAAAATTATGAAAAAAATCCTATAAATGAATTAGAAAGAATATATGTTGAATTTGAAAAAAAATCTGCTGAAAACCCTGAACTTCTTGATATTGCAAGAGCTGAATTAAAAAAACTTCAAGATGGGGATGAAAAAAACAGAAAACTTTGGAAAGAATTTATTGATGTCTCCATGAGTGAGTACAATAAAATATACGACAGAATGTACATAAAATTTGATACATATTATGGTGAATCATTTTATCATGACAAGATGGGAAAAATAATAGAATTATTAAAGGAAAAAAATATTGCTGAAAAAGACCAAGGGGCTCTTGTAGTAAAATTTCCTGAAGAATCTCATATACCAGTAGCTTTAGTTCAAAAAAGTGATGGTGCCTTTTTATACACAACATCAGATCTTGCATGTATAGATTTTAGAAGAAAAAAATATAATGTAGATAGACTAATTTATGTAACTGATGATAGACAACAACTTCATTTTAAACAAGTTTTTGCAATAACTGATATGCTCGGTTGGGATGTAAAAAAAGAACATGTTTACTTTGGATTAATGAGATTTGCTGATGGAGTATTTTCAACAAGAAAAGGTAATGTTATAAAATTACAAGACTTACTCGATAGAGCTAAAGAAAAGGTATTAGACATTTTAAAAGAAAGAAATCCAAATGATGAAAATATAGATGAAAAAGCTGAAATAATAGCAATTGGAGCTGTAAAATATGGTGATCTAAGTCAAAATAGAACCAGTGAAGTTATCTTTGATTGGAATAAAACCTTGAGTTTTAATGCAAATTCATCAGTTTATCTTCAATATACATATGCAAGAATACAATCTATTTTTAGAAAAGCAAATATAGATAAGCTTTCAAATAATTTATCTTTAACAACTGAAGCTGAAGAAAAATTAGCAAAAACCTTAATTAAATTCCCTGAAGCTGTTTTAAGAGCTGCAGATGCTTATAAACCTAATCTTTTAACGGATTATTTATTTGACTTAGCTCAAACTTTTAATTCTTTTTATAGTTCAACACCTATATTAAAATCAACTGATATTGAATTAAATTCAAGACTAATTTTGTGTGAAAAAACAGCTCATATATTAAAAGAAGGATTAAACCTTCTTGGAATTAAAGTTCTTAATGAAATGTAA
- a CDS encoding sugar ABC transporter permease has protein sequence MFNEIGTLLKKNIREYGMYIALAIIMLIFSVLTNGLFLSARNISNLFNQMGYIAVLAVGMTLVIVIRHIDLSVGFGSGFLGAAAAILLMNHNVPVLPTVIIVTLLGIAMWLVIGFLVSYIGIPSFVVTLAGMMVFRGALLVSTEKSGTIIILNDTFNIIGNGYIPDFFHGEYIHITTLLIGVLIVLFYIYSDIKSRNNKMKYNFEVLSVPVFIVKLILMSSIIMYVFWILANYNGLSWTVVIVLIVTLIYHIFTTKTALGRHIYAVGGNPEAAKLSGISLNKITLFVFGSMGFLTALSGILYASRFQSATPTAGASFELDAIAAAFVGGASAAGGVGKVTNSIVGAIVMASLINGMNLIGVGISYQYIIRGAVLVAAVIFDIKTRSKAS, from the coding sequence AAGAAATATAAGTAATTTATTTAATCAAATGGGTTATATTGCTGTATTGGCAGTTGGTATGACATTAGTAATTGTTATAAGACATATCGATCTTTCTGTTGGATTTGGTTCTGGATTTTTAGGTGCAGCTGCAGCAATATTATTGATGAATCATAATGTCCCAGTTCTTCCAACAGTAATAATTGTAACTTTATTAGGTATTGCCATGTGGCTTGTTATAGGATTTTTAGTATCATATATAGGTATACCTTCATTTGTTGTTACTTTGGCAGGAATGATGGTGTTTAGAGGAGCATTATTAGTTTCTACTGAAAAAAGTGGGACAATTATAATATTAAATGATACATTTAATATTATTGGTAATGGCTATATTCCAGATTTTTTTCACGGTGAATATATTCATATAACGACATTGTTAATAGGTGTACTTATTGTATTATTTTATATTTATTCAGATATAAAAAGCAGAAATAATAAAATGAAATATAACTTTGAGGTATTATCTGTTCCAGTATTTATAGTTAAATTAATATTAATGTCTTCAATAATAATGTATGTTTTTTGGATTTTAGCAAATTATAATGGTTTATCATGGACAGTTGTAATAGTTTTAATTGTTACTCTTATTTATCATATTTTTACTACAAAAACAGCTTTAGGAAGACATATTTATGCTGTTGGAGGAAATCCAGAAGCAGCTAAACTTAGTGGTATTAGTTTAAATAAAATTACTTTATTTGTTTTTGGATCAATGGGATTTTTGACAGCATTATCAGGAATTTTATATGCATCAAGATTTCAATCAGCAACACCTACTGCTGGAGCATCTTTTGAACTTGATGCTATAGCAGCTGCATTTGTTGGAGGAGCTTCAGCTGCAGGAGGCGTTGGTAAAGTTACTAACTCTATAGTAGGAGCCATTGTTATGGCATCACTTATTAATGGTATGAATTTAATAGGTGTTGGTATATCTTATCAATACATTATTCGTGGAGCAGTCCTTGTTGCAGCAGTTATATTTGATATTAAAACCAGAAGTAAAGCATCATAA